The DNA region ttttttttataaagaaaataataatattttgttgcttttttctttttcttttttcgtttttctatttttttttattagttgggTTAAAAATATTAGAGTTGGCTTGAAAATATTTGAGTTgggttaaaaaaattagaatttggtgtaaaaaacactcaaacatgaattcaaaaaatagtaaaaaataactaaaaataaaacaatactcaaaatttatttaaccCTGCTAACACAAAATAATGTAATTAAGCACAAGATTTGCCCCGTGAGACTTCTGCACTCAAAAAATAGGACCTTCAACCGGGGCAttagagaaacaaacaaacttctgtgacttttttttgtagtgtaataAACTAGACTCAACTTGTAGAATCTCTTATgatatcaaataattttattcttattatttttaactttataaTTAAAACATCtttagaatttgaaaaaaatgaaaatggtcCTCTTTGTAGGGAGAGATAGAACTAAATCTTTATGATAATAGTTTTGTTGCCCGAGTGTCTATATTCGGCGGATTCTGGATACTAGAATGAATATCCGACGAGGTAAATCCATAAGTATCAAGATGACAAAGCTGATTTTTGTAGTATCCATAGGATCAATTATAACAAGTCACACTTATATTccagaaatacaaaaacaaagaaattccACGGTCAAACTACCCAAAAATAGATGACATTCTAAACCCAGCTCACGTACCACTTTGATGGGCAAACAGCCCAACCCTTGGAACATACTATAGCCCCAAGTGGCGAAGAGCCGACATCAAGGTGTCAAACCTCCCCAGTCCAtcacaagggaaacaaaaaCCAAGATTTGCTTTATCCGGTATCAAACGAGAGCTACAAGCAAATTGAACACCTTTCAAGAGTATCACTACCGTCACATGAGTCGTAAATGCATGAATGTGAATCATGTGATGTACCAAAAAATCTGCAGTTCCCTCTCTTCCAAAGGGAGATTTTAGTAAATAACCAAATATAACACTTGGACTAAGGGTCAAGTTGGTAATTTTTCTTGCATCTTCCCCTCTCAGAGCCCAGGTATCATATACGCCTCCAAAATAAAGAGCCTTGAATACTAGAAGAAAAGCACCTATACCTAACAAAATTAAGTGAATACCCAAAATTATCTCCATGACTATGCATataggaaagaaagaataaaataaaagaatcaaaacagatctctctttttttcttttgtaattatatttttttttcattcttattcctctttcttttattaaaaagaaagtgGGGATTCTAAGAAAAAGGGGAagcttacaaaataaaaaattatttcgtTTTGAACTTACAGAAATCGGCTTTGTCATCTTCATACTGATGGTTATACCTCATATAACACctttccaaaatatatatatatatatatattttgataagtatatatatatatatatataacaactcTAAAACACATTAAATCAGATATCAGAGCTCGTCTGCATAATCGGTGAATAACACAATCAGACAGAGACTTCAATCTCCAACACTGATTGATTGACATTACAACATCACAAGAAGATGGAATCATCCCAAGTCTCACATAAGCCTAGGTACTAAAAATATCTTAGTGCCACTAGCTGTAACTTGTAAGAGTGACCTAATTTCTAATTGGCTAGAGTTCCATGGACTCTAGAACACaccataaaccaaaaaaaacgaaaacaatAGCATTCATTTGATAAAAGAGTAAAGTTGTACAGTGCAATCTGCACGCTTTCAAGTAATCATGCATTATTGGACAACTTAAAACAGTACTTGGAGCAGGACTAATATTATTCTACAATATGAAGGACAAAAGTCATGTAGCTTATACAGATTTTTGTAATAACTGTTCATCTAGTTTTCTTATTCATTCTCATTATACTTGAGtatgcatttttgttttctttcaagaATGGAACAGGTAATTACCTTCTCCTGCCAAAGTCCCCAACCCCACCCCTCTCCAGAAGAAAataatgacataataataaaggaaaacaCCTTTGAAGCCTTCATAATGTACCCAGCAAAAGGAGGAAAACCTGGAATCATTTCTGCTTTCTTTAAAGCAGAGAATGGAGCAGGGAATTGCTCCATCTAAgcaatatattataatataaattaaataattaaattaatttatctttataggattaagcttttgagataaatagtaatttaatataatattagagCTAGTTATAAATAGTATTGAGCACAAGCTCTGTCTTCTCAATCAtttaccttcaatttcaattaaatattccaagATTTTGGGTGTTAATTCTTTAAAATCTACCTCAAGACCCAGCTTATTAGATCTATAGGAATTACTAGAAATAAGGTGAAATGTCCTATATTAAGGAAATAAGCAAGAACCATTTCTTGGTCAGGTCAATAGCTACCTTTGAGCCAAAATCTGAAGCACTAAACACAGTCCTTATAAAGATTGTTTCCAATTATGTACAACTTCTGAACTAGTTTGAGTCAACCAAGAACAAAGCAGAGATATATAGATAAATAACATAACCTATCTTCAAGACAAAGCACCAAGACCCTGAGAAAAACCAAAAGCGTTTCTAACTAAAGCTTGTGCAATAATTTCAATTTTCCAAGTTTCTTACAAATTCTCTGTATGATCTATAAACtaggtcaaaaaataaaatcaaataaaatcaaaaaattaaaagtgaaatTAGCTAACTCATCCAAGAGATTAAAtcatcaaagaacaaaaaaagccGCACATATCAAACGATAAAAGGATTTATTCCAATAAAATTTGAGCAAATAAGAGCAGATGAGATGATTGAAAAGCAAGCAAGATCAAAACTCACTCGTTTCCTTCAAAGTAAAACCCGCAGAATCCGGAATCAACAAAATGGAAACCCTATGAAGTACAAGCTTGCGAAAATGTACAGAGTAAAAAGGAGAAACGTAGCATTCAGTTACCGATCAGGAACGCAAGATCACTCATCACTAAGCCTCCAGCACAGCAATCAAAGCTCGGAATCCGAACACAGAGCTAAGCTCCATCTCCGGATCGGCGATAGAGCTTGCCGAAGACGTGGAGGGCGGTGACGAAGCCGATGAAGCAGACGCTCATGACAAGCACGACAGTCGGCGTGATCTTCAATCCAGGGGCGTCATCCGTGTAGAACCTCAGCATGTTTCCGCCGCCGCCTGAGCCGGCGCTGATCGCGCCGGAGCCGGTGGCACCGGACGCGCCGCTGACTCTACGGCGGCGCATACCGGCCGTCGCAGCCGCGGAGCCGCGCGGAGCAACGACGCCGGGTCTGGAGGTCGCGGAGGCCGTGGACTGGGACTGAGATGAGCCTCTCACCATTGTTGCGCTCTGAGCAGAGCGAGAAGAGATATGTAGGCGTGTGTGCGAGCGTGTGTGCGAGTGAGTGAGATGTTTGAGAAATGAGGGAGAAAGGATGAGAGTGAAATAAATTAGGAGGAGGTTGGGTTATTTAATACACTTTAATGAGGGAGGTAGTTAGACTGGGAACAATGACCGGCGCAAAAGTTCTACCGGTTCCACCActagcaacattttttttttatacatatttcttaaatttaaaaagttcaaTAACCTTTCgcttatttatttaaataaatttctcCACTTCCCTTATAGCAACTAAATTgatttcttcaaataaaaataaatttgaaaagaaaaatttatttattttcaaatttaaaaagtcacttttaaaataaatcaaatatcaaactctctgTATATtcctctactttagttaaatattattattttcttatttattttattttattttattttatttgttctgGGTAGATAAGAGAcagaatgaaaatgaatatataagattaaaaaactaaataactttcactttttgaccCTTGGTATTTGTAGAGACAGAGCCAGCTTTGAATTTGGGAGGACtcaaagccaaaaaaattttgggagggaccaattggcaaaaaataccttaatttttattttttatttttttttgcctaaaattttttttttcttgtaattttgggGACCAAGGCCACCGATAGTCCTCCCCTAAATCCGTTTCTGGGTATTTGGAAAGCCTTGTTTATCAAAGTTACATTTAAAATCAAGTATAGAGCTTGTTAAATGGctctttttatgagttttttcaaatttttaagaaaaaaccaaatttaaagaGCTCACTGGGATGctcttatctttttcttatacaatttaagtattttttttaaattaaatgatagtaGAAAGAGAAGTGGTAGAATatatttagaatatattataatattcaCCGTATTTGCTTATTGATCTAtacttccatatatatatatatatatatatatatatatattgattagaTTCTGTAATATTGTTCATTAATTCttgattgtatttcctattttatctggtcttatttaactataaataggctcATTTGTATATAGTTCAATACACANNNNNNNNNNNNNNNNNNNNNNNNNNNNNNNNNNNNNNNNNNNNNNNNNNNNNNNNNNNNNNNNNNNNNNNNNNNNNNNNNNNNNNNNNNNNNNNNNNNNtttttttttttttttgttcatataTTTTCGTTTTTGCTCCGGGTGTTTGAGCAAAGGAGATAGTTTTGGTGTTAGTGATTATCTTTTGAGGCCagtaaaataaagttttaagaaaatttatgaTACACATGTCTTAGATTTagtctatttttaaaaattggagCAAATCTGTTCCATAAAAGAAGTTGTGCACAAGTTAATGGAGGCTGCTGTCATAGATATTTTTTATTGTGAGATTTTACTCATGGTATTTATGACATTGTACTAACATAGTTTTGGGCTATGTTATGTAGCAGTGTTATGCACTGGGATGTTAGAGCTGATTTGTATACTCTAGatcttattttaaatgaaatacgaaaaaaaatttgttccaaaaaaaaaaaatcactactaTCCTATAACTATTACACCCGCTAATGTGACAATGTGAAATAACTCTTGAATTAGTCAgtggttaaaacaaaaaatcaaaacaaaacaaaacaaaaaaacaaaaaaaaaaaggcaaagacTTTAGGATAGAATAATTGTGAGGGTAGTGAGCATTCCCAAAGGAGGAgtcaaatgatatttttatttaaaatggctaattagatttgtaaaaaaaaaacccacattggattagccaaaaaaaaaatgcaaaatggatatttcattggattagccaaaaataaaagttacatgtagcagcacttttcaagggagtcattttatttttttattatttctcacacttgttttctctttttctcaaaactttttccattttttaagggatcattatgagaatattcttttacaatttttaataaaaagatatttcataaatatgattgacattACTGTAAGAATATGGTTTTCATACTTAACGTTGGCAAAtacgacatttgaaaaatataaccgttaaaaaatataattactataaaatacaactgtttcaaaaatattacagttacaaaaatgattatttgaaaaataataattgttgaaaaaatagtGTTAAAcaaattaccattgaaaaaataaaatgtgaaatacgaattttagaaaagaaataaagatagaatcaataaagaataaaaaaaaaNNNNNNNNNNNNNNNNNNNNNNNNNNNNNNNNNNNNNNNNNNNNNNNNNNNNNNNNNNNNNNNNNNNNNNNNNNNNNNNNNNNNNNNNNNNNNNNNNNNNTTGTCATCTTCATACTGATGGTTATACCTCATATAACACctttccaaaatatatatatatatatatattttgataagtatatatatatatatatataacaactcTAAAACACATTAAATCAGATATCAGAGCTCGTCTGCATAATCGGTGAATAACACAATCAGACAGAGACTTCAATCTCCAACACTGATTGATTGACATTACAACATCACAAGAAGATGGAATCATCCCAAGTCTCACATAAGCCTAGGTACTAAAAATATCTTAGTGCCACTAGCTGTAACTTGTAAGAGTGACCTAATTTCTAATTGGCTAGAGTTCCATGGACTCTAGAACACaccataaaccaaaaaaaacgaaaacaatAGCATTCATTTGATAAAAGAGTAAAGTTGTACAGTGCAATCTGCACGCTTTCAAGTAATCATGCATTATTGGACAACTTAAAACAGTACTTGGAGCAGGACTAATATTATTCTACAATATGAAGGACAAAAGTCATGTAGCTTATACAGATTTTTGTAATAACTGTTCATCTAGTTTTCTTATTCATTCTCATTATACTTGAGtatgcatttttgttttctttcaagaATGGAACAGGTAATTACCTTCTCCTGCCAAAGTCCCCAACCCCACCCCTCTCCAGAAGAAAataatgacataataataaaggaaaacaCCTTTGAAGCCTTCATAATGTACCCAGCAAAAGGAGGAAAACCTGGAATCATTTCTGCTTTCTTTAAAGCAGAGAATGGAGCAGGGAATTGCTCCATCTAAgcaatatattataatataaattaaataattaaattaatttatctttataggattaagcttttgagataaatagtaatttaatataatattagagCTAGTTATAAATAGTATTGAGCACAAGCTCTGTCTTCTCAATCAtttaccttcaatttcaattaaatattccaagATTTTGGGTGTTAATTCTTTAAAATCTACCTCAAGACCCAGCTTATTAGATCTATAGGAATTACTAGAAATAAGGTGAAATGTCCTATATTAAGGAAATAAGCAAGAACCATTTCTTGGTCAGGTCAATAGCTACCTTTGAGCCAAAATCTGAAGCACTAAACACAGTCCTTATAAAGATTGTTTCCAATTATGTACAACTTCTGAACTAGTTTGAGTCAACCAAGAACAAAGCAGAGATATATAGATAAATAACATAACCTATCTTCAAGACAAAGCACCAAGACCCTGAGAAAAACCAAAAGCGTTTCTAACTAAAGCTTGTGCAATAATTTCAATTTTCCAAGTTTCTTACAAATTCTCTGTATGATCTATAAACtaggtcaaaaaataaaatcaaataaaatcaaaaaattaaaagtgaaatTAGCTAACTCATCCAAGAGATTAAAtcatcaaagaacaaaaaaagccGCACATATCAAACGATAAAAGGATTTATTCCAATAAAATTTGAGCAAATAAGAGCAGATGAGATGATTGAAAAGCAAGCAAGATCAAAACTCACTCGTTTCCTTCAAAGTAAAACCCGCAGAATCCGGAATCAACAAAATGGAAACCCTATGAAGTACAAGCTTGCGAAAATGTACAGAGTAAAAAGGAGAAACGTAGCATTCAGTTACCGATCAGGAACGCAAGATCACTCATCACTAAGCCTCCAGCACAGCAATCAAAGCTCGGAATCCGAACACAGAGCTAAGCTCCATCTCCGGATCGGCGATAGAGCTTGCCGAAGACGTGGAGGGCGGTGACGAAGCCGATGAAGCAGACGCTCATGACAAGCACGACAGTCGGCGTGATCTTCAATCCAGGGGCGTCATCCGTGTAGAACCTCAGCATGTTTCCGCCGCCGCCTGAGCCGGCGCTGATCGCGCCGGAGCCGGTGGCACCGGACGCGCCGCTGACTCTACGGCGGCGCATACCGGCCGTCGCAGCCGCGGAGCCGCGCGGAGCAACGACGCCGGGTCTGGAGGTCGCGGAGGCCGTGGACTGGGACTGAGATGAGCCTCTCACCATTGTTGCGCTCTGAGCAGAGCGAGAAGAGATATGTAGGCGTGTGTGCGAGCGTGTGTGCGAGTGAGTGAGATGTTTGAGAAATGAGGGAGAAAGGATGAGAGTGAAATAAATTAGGAGGAGGTTGGGTTATTTAATACACTTTAATGAGGGAGGTAGTTAGACTGGGAACAATGACCGGCGCAAAAGTTCTACCGGTTCCACCActagcaacattttttttttatacatatttcttaaatttaaaaagttcaaTAACCTTTCgcttatttatttaaataaatttctcCACTTCCCTTATAGCAACTAAATTgatttcttcaaataaaaataaatttgaaaagaaaaatttatttattttcaaatttaaaaagtcacttttaaaataaatcaaatatcaaactctctgTATATtcctctactttagttaaatattattattttcttatttattttattttattttattttatttgttctgGGTAGATAAGAGAcagaatgaaaatgaatatataagattaaaaaactaaataactttcactttttgaccCTTGGTATTTGTAGAGACAGAGCCAGCTTTGAATTTGGGAGGACtcaaagccaaaaaaattttgggagggaccaattggcaaaaaataccttaatttttattttttatttttttttgcctaaaattttttttttcttgtaattttgggGACCAAGGCCACCGATAGTCCTCCCCTAAATCCGTTTCTGGGTATTTGGAAAGCCTTGTTTATCAAAGTTACATTTAAAATCAAGTATAGAGCTTGTTAAATGGctctttttatgagttttttcaaatttttaagaaaaaaccaaatttaaagaGCTCACTGGGATGctcttatctttttcttatacaatttaagtatttttttttaaattaaatgatagtaGAAAGAGAAGTGGTAGAATatatttagaatatattataatattcaCCGTATTTGCTGATTGATCTAtacttccatatatatatatatatattgattagattttgtaatattgttcattaattcttgattgtatttcctattttatctggtcttatttaactataaataggctcATTTGTATATAGTTCAATACACgtaaatacaatattcagtttattcTTATATTCTCTAGTTACTTTAAGATGGTATCAGAAACAAGGTTTGACCTTGTTTAGAGAATTAAGAAGTTAGTACAGTTTCCACATGATTTAAAGGTTTTTTCGATCTTGTTTTGATATAACCATTATACCAACAAGCTTTAAAAGGTCTGATCTATCATGTGGTAATTTCGGATTGTCATTCCAAACTTCAACGCGCTCCCACGCACTGTCCCAATTTATGTGTCCACGTTTCACACGCCGTCACCGGCCACCACGCGCCGCCTCGATCAGCCGTTTTCATAAAAGGAACGTCGGATTCCATATCGAAGGCTGTTGATCTACTGGACTGTCAAGCATACGCCACAAATAGGCCTCACGCGCCGCCACATATTCTCTATGAAAATTTTCACCGCCTCCTGAACCGCTTTTATCCACCACACATCGTCGTATTCAGCCGTTTCTAGaaaagaatctcaaattttgGATTGAAGGCTGCCGATCTATTGAACCATATGGAGCACACGCACCGAGGAGTCGCCACGAGCATCCACGCACCACCCTACGTTGGTAAGTCCTTTTAGCTCATCTTTCTATAATAGTTCTTGCCACATTGGATTATTCCTACCAAACCGAGGTCACAACCTTGTAGTGTACCCTGCTACAGTGGATCTCAACCTTGAAAACTAAGCTCATATCTCTTATCATATACTCGGCCGCACCAGATTCCACCCTCTAGCCAGGCTCACAGAACCTACCATACA from Corylus avellana chromosome ca10, CavTom2PMs-1.0 includes:
- the LOC132164312 gene encoding protein transport protein Sec61 subunit beta-like; protein product: MVRGSSQSQSTASATSRPGVVAPRGSAAATAGMRRRRVSGASGATGSGAISAGSGGGGNMLRFYTDDAPGLKITPTVVLVMSVCFIGFVTALHVFGKLYRRSGDGA